ACCGCCGTCACGCAGCCCGTCGTTCCGGTCCCCGGCTGGCCCGGCGTGAAGTACGTCCAGCACGGCGGCCGGCCGCCGCCGGCGGGGGCCAGCGGTGGCCCGTCGACGGCGGTGATGATCGCGCTGGTGGTGTCCGGTCGGCGGGTGACGGTCAGGCGGGCGTCGGCCGGCGCCTGGTACCAGCGCAGCGAGCGGGCCACCAGCAGCACCGCGCGCACGTAGGGTTCGAGCGCCATCGGATCGGGCGTGCCGGTCTGCATCCACACGAGATCGGGGCGGCCCAACGGGCGGAAGCTGACGCCGAGCGCGCTGTCGATGGGACTCTCCGCGTCCAACTTGAACGAGAGTCCAGAGATCGTCCCCCGGCACAACGTCGGCGACGGCGCAGAGCTCTCGCTCGGACAGGAATCGGGCGCCGTGGGATGCGCGCACGCCGCGAGCGCCAGCAGCATCGCGGCGAGGGTGGCTCCAAGCGGAACGCGGGACGGACGCATCGTCGATCACTCCCTGGCGGTGGCGACGCGACTGTAGCGCGCATCGTGGGCGCCCGGTAGCGGCGTGGGCGTTGCGGTGGCCCGCTTAATCTGGATCAACGCCGCCGCGTCGCGCATCGGGCAGTTTGCGGCCGGGCTGCCGCCCGAGCGCGAGGCGCCGACGACGATGGAGATACCGGAGGAGCACCGCGCGCTGCGGGACATGGTTGCGCGCTTCGTCGAGCGCGAACTCATGCCGCTCGAGCCGGCGATGCTGGCGCGCGAGGCGAGCGGCGGGGAGCTGAGGCTGACCGGCGAGGAGGCCGCGCCGCTGCGGGCGAAGTGCCGCGAACTGGGCCTGTGGGCGCTCGACGCGCCGGCGGAGATCGGCGGCGCCGACCTGCCGGCGACGGCGATGATGCTGGTGCAGGAGGAGTTGTCGCGCACCGTCGTGCCGTTCTCGATCCCGCCGGAATCCCCGGTGCTGCGCCTGCTGATGTCCTGCGCCAACGAGGACCAGCGACGCAGGTATCTCGCCCCCTACGCCGAGGGCCGGCTGCGCTCGGCCACCGCGATCTCCGAACCGGGCGCCGGCGCCGATCCGACGGCGATGGCCACGCGGGCCGAACGGGATGGCGGCGATTGGATCATCAACGGCCGCAAGATATGGATCAGCTACATGCCGGAGGCCGACTTCACGGTGCTGCTGGCGCGCACCGAGGCCGGGCGCGACCACCACGGCATCACCGCGTTCATCGTCGACAAGGGCACGCCGGGGTTCGCCATCGCCCGCGAGATCCCGATGCTGGGCGGCCACCGCACCTACGAGCTGACGCTGGACGATTGCCGCGTGCCGTCATCGCAGGTGCTCGGCGAGGTCGGCCATGGCTTCGCCCACATGCAGCTCCGCCTGACGCGCCGCCGTCTGCTGATGGGTCCGATGTGTGTCGGCATCGCGCGGCGCGCGCTCGACATGATGTGCGCCCACGTCAAGCGGCGCGCGACGTTCGGTGTGAAGCTGGCCGACCGCCAGGCGGTCCAGTGGTGGATCGCCGACGCGGCCATGAAGATCCACGCCTGCCGGCTGATGGCGCTCGACGCGGCGGCGAAACACGATTCCGGGGCCGACGTGCGCACCGAGGCGTCCATGATCAAGGTGTTCGCCACCGAGATGGCGACGGAGGTCGTCGACCACGCGATGCAGGCCTTCGGCGCGATGGGCATGGCGAAGGAGCTGCCGCTGCAGCTCATGGCGCAGAGGGTGCGGGTGATGCGCGTCTACGAAGGTCCGAGCGAGGTGCACCGCATGGTCGTCGCGCGCCGCGCGCTGGCCGGCCGCCTCTAGGCGCGCCGCCGTGGACGACATCACGATCGCGCGCGCGATCCACGTTC
The genomic region above belongs to Rhodospirillales bacterium and contains:
- a CDS encoding acyl-CoA dehydrogenase family protein, yielding MEIPEEHRALRDMVARFVERELMPLEPAMLAREASGGELRLTGEEAAPLRAKCRELGLWALDAPAEIGGADLPATAMMLVQEELSRTVVPFSIPPESPVLRLLMSCANEDQRRRYLAPYAEGRLRSATAISEPGAGADPTAMATRAERDGGDWIINGRKIWISYMPEADFTVLLARTEAGRDHHGITAFIVDKGTPGFAIAREIPMLGGHRTYELTLDDCRVPSSQVLGEVGHGFAHMQLRLTRRRLLMGPMCVGIARRALDMMCAHVKRRATFGVKLADRQAVQWWIADAAMKIHACRLMALDAAAKHDSGADVRTEASMIKVFATEMATEVVDHAMQAFGAMGMAKELPLQLMAQRVRVMRVYEGPSEVHRMVVARRALAGRL